A stretch of the Triplophysa dalaica isolate WHDGS20190420 chromosome 19, ASM1584641v1, whole genome shotgun sequence genome encodes the following:
- the si:ch211-247j9.1 gene encoding rho GTPase-activating protein 24 isoform X1: protein MPENKQTIQRTGSYLSHSAYRKIKRVLSFKRRVFGQRLEETVLYERRYGDHMAPLVVEQCVDFIRVHGLTEVGLFRQSGQATLVKELQEAFDAGEKPSFDSSTDVHTVASLLKLYLRELPEPLVPYSRYEEFLVCAKKIPSDREQGLHELKSLLYELPVANFNLLKYICQFLNDVQSYSNINKMSIQNLATVFGPNILRPKAEDPESIIGGAAVVQHLMSELIREHTLLFSRENCNLPEATLPSIHPNLQILAEWQSEPPTQPLLTENPALLPNQTLACPRTLLLSLKTERKGSNQSPCDKNVTQHLSETGHQLAEESSCASSALIYDNYNCQYSQVHEFLQTRPSPSSPPPACTNKVLEAGIESCVQSRSWPDMEEPTWGPERALGDSGGDSEAQDSTLSVYDNMGVKDQGKECTEDKNSCAIVEGKGGAASRADSSSSWSSCEIVPLDADSGSEGAASPCHDSPGHCTSFRMDLGEEGPRPNSLASSSAPTDAPLSTGSSEVFLPNAPLEPLGFPVSHAMQCLVAGLRQQMARQKAEYEAKINRLEQRNKVLLGEVTGLHSTVEQQRRWVSVAEIKMRNVERARADADRRNTTLQREMEQFFDTFGELNAEARKTSRFVQSF, encoded by the exons ATGCCTGAAAACAAGCAGACTATACAGCGAACTGGAagctatctctctcactctgctTACAGGAAGATTAAAAGGGTCCTGAGCTTCAAACGAC GTGTATTTGGTCAAAGGTTGGAGGAGACGGTCCTGTATGAGAGGAGATATGGGGATCACATGGCTCCTCTGGTGGTGGAACAGTGTGTAGATTTTATCCGTGTGCACGGGCTGACAGAGGTGGGACTCTTCAGACAGTCCGGTCAGGCCACACTGGTTAAAGAGCTACAGGAAGCTTTTGATGCTGGAGAGAAACCATCCTTTGATAG CAGCACTGATGTCCACACAGTGGCATCTCTACTAAAGCTTTACCTCAGGGAACTGCCTGAACCTCTGGTGCCATATTCCCGTTATGAGGAGTTTCTTGTATGTGCCAAAAAGATCCCATCAGACAGAGAACAG GGTTTGCACGAGTTGAAGAGTCTCCTTTACGAGCTCCCTGTCGCAAACTTCAACCTGCTGAAATACATCTGCCA atttttaaatgatgtcCAATCATACTCCAACATTAACAAGATGAGCATCCAGAATTTGGCAACTGTTTTCGGGCCAAATATCCTGCGACCTAAAGCTGAGGATCCAGAAAGTATCATTGGAG GGGCAGCAGTTGTGCAACATCTGATGTCAGAACTGATTCGAGAGCACACCTTGCTCTTCTCAAGAGAGAACTGCAATCTTCCAGAGGCCACTTTACCATCCATTCATCCCAATTTACAGATTCTTGCAGAATGGCAGAGTGAACCCCCTACTCAACCTCTTCTGACTGAAAACCCTGCCTTGCTTCCAAATCAGACTTTAGCCTGTCCACGTACTCTCTTACTGTCACTAAAGACGGAGAGGAAAGGGTCTAATCAAAGCCCTTGTGACAAGAATGTTACCCAACATCTTTCTGAGACGGGGCACCAGCTCGCAGAAGAGTCTTCATGTGCCAGCTCCGCCCTTATTTATGACAACTACAATTGTCAATACAGCCAAGTACATGAATTTCTTCAAACAAGACCTTCACCCTCCTCTCCACCACCTGCCTGCACAAACAAAGTCCTGGAGGCTGGGATTGAAAGTTGCGTGCAGTCGAGGAGCTGGCCGGATATGGAGGAGCCTACCTGGGGACCAGAGAGAGCCCTAGGGGACAGTGGAGGTGACAGTGAAGCCCAAGACAGTACCTTGTCTGTATATGACAACATGGGTGTTAAGGATCAAGGGAAGGAATGTACAGAAGACAAGAACTCATGTGCTATTGTGGAGGGAAAAGGTGGTGCTGCTAGTAGAGCTGACAGCAGTAGCTCTTGGTCCTCTTGTGAGATCGTGCCTTTGGATGCGGACAGCGGGAGCGAAGGAGCAGCAAGTCCTTGCCACGATTCTCCCGGACACTGCACATCTTTCAGAATGGACTTAGGAGAGGAGGGTCCTCGTCCGAACTCTTTGGCCTCCTCTTCTGCACCCACAGATGCTCCTTTAAGTACCGGCAGCAGCGAAGTCTTCTTGCCAAATGCTCCCCTTGAGCCACTAGGTTTTCCAGTCTCCCATGCGATGCAATGCCTTGTCGCAGGGCTTCGGCAACAGATGGCCAGGCAGAAAGCCGAATATGAAGCAAAAATCAACAG GCTGGAGCAAAGGAACAAGGTACTACTGGGGGAAGTCACAGGGTTGCATTCCACGGTGGAGCAACAGCGCCGCTGGGTCAGCGTGGCTGAGATCAAGATGAGGAACGTAGAGCGCGCCCGTGCTGACGCGGACAGACGGAACACCACTCTGCAACGGGAGATGGAACAATTCTTTGATACATTCGGCGAGTTGAATGCCGAGGCCCGAAAAACAAGTCGCTTTGTTCAGAGTTTTTAA
- the si:ch211-247j9.1 gene encoding rho GTPase-activating protein 24 isoform X2: MPENKQTIQRTGSYLSHSAYRKIKRVLSFKRRVFGQRLEETVLYERRYGDHMAPLVVEQCVDFIRVHGLTEVGLFRQSGQATLVKELQEAFDAGEKPSFDSTDVHTVASLLKLYLRELPEPLVPYSRYEEFLVCAKKIPSDREQGLHELKSLLYELPVANFNLLKYICQFLNDVQSYSNINKMSIQNLATVFGPNILRPKAEDPESIIGGAAVVQHLMSELIREHTLLFSRENCNLPEATLPSIHPNLQILAEWQSEPPTQPLLTENPALLPNQTLACPRTLLLSLKTERKGSNQSPCDKNVTQHLSETGHQLAEESSCASSALIYDNYNCQYSQVHEFLQTRPSPSSPPPACTNKVLEAGIESCVQSRSWPDMEEPTWGPERALGDSGGDSEAQDSTLSVYDNMGVKDQGKECTEDKNSCAIVEGKGGAASRADSSSSWSSCEIVPLDADSGSEGAASPCHDSPGHCTSFRMDLGEEGPRPNSLASSSAPTDAPLSTGSSEVFLPNAPLEPLGFPVSHAMQCLVAGLRQQMARQKAEYEAKINRLEQRNKVLLGEVTGLHSTVEQQRRWVSVAEIKMRNVERARADADRRNTTLQREMEQFFDTFGELNAEARKTSRFVQSF; encoded by the exons ATGCCTGAAAACAAGCAGACTATACAGCGAACTGGAagctatctctctcactctgctTACAGGAAGATTAAAAGGGTCCTGAGCTTCAAACGAC GTGTATTTGGTCAAAGGTTGGAGGAGACGGTCCTGTATGAGAGGAGATATGGGGATCACATGGCTCCTCTGGTGGTGGAACAGTGTGTAGATTTTATCCGTGTGCACGGGCTGACAGAGGTGGGACTCTTCAGACAGTCCGGTCAGGCCACACTGGTTAAAGAGCTACAGGAAGCTTTTGATGCTGGAGAGAAACCATCCTTTGATAG CACTGATGTCCACACAGTGGCATCTCTACTAAAGCTTTACCTCAGGGAACTGCCTGAACCTCTGGTGCCATATTCCCGTTATGAGGAGTTTCTTGTATGTGCCAAAAAGATCCCATCAGACAGAGAACAG GGTTTGCACGAGTTGAAGAGTCTCCTTTACGAGCTCCCTGTCGCAAACTTCAACCTGCTGAAATACATCTGCCA atttttaaatgatgtcCAATCATACTCCAACATTAACAAGATGAGCATCCAGAATTTGGCAACTGTTTTCGGGCCAAATATCCTGCGACCTAAAGCTGAGGATCCAGAAAGTATCATTGGAG GGGCAGCAGTTGTGCAACATCTGATGTCAGAACTGATTCGAGAGCACACCTTGCTCTTCTCAAGAGAGAACTGCAATCTTCCAGAGGCCACTTTACCATCCATTCATCCCAATTTACAGATTCTTGCAGAATGGCAGAGTGAACCCCCTACTCAACCTCTTCTGACTGAAAACCCTGCCTTGCTTCCAAATCAGACTTTAGCCTGTCCACGTACTCTCTTACTGTCACTAAAGACGGAGAGGAAAGGGTCTAATCAAAGCCCTTGTGACAAGAATGTTACCCAACATCTTTCTGAGACGGGGCACCAGCTCGCAGAAGAGTCTTCATGTGCCAGCTCCGCCCTTATTTATGACAACTACAATTGTCAATACAGCCAAGTACATGAATTTCTTCAAACAAGACCTTCACCCTCCTCTCCACCACCTGCCTGCACAAACAAAGTCCTGGAGGCTGGGATTGAAAGTTGCGTGCAGTCGAGGAGCTGGCCGGATATGGAGGAGCCTACCTGGGGACCAGAGAGAGCCCTAGGGGACAGTGGAGGTGACAGTGAAGCCCAAGACAGTACCTTGTCTGTATATGACAACATGGGTGTTAAGGATCAAGGGAAGGAATGTACAGAAGACAAGAACTCATGTGCTATTGTGGAGGGAAAAGGTGGTGCTGCTAGTAGAGCTGACAGCAGTAGCTCTTGGTCCTCTTGTGAGATCGTGCCTTTGGATGCGGACAGCGGGAGCGAAGGAGCAGCAAGTCCTTGCCACGATTCTCCCGGACACTGCACATCTTTCAGAATGGACTTAGGAGAGGAGGGTCCTCGTCCGAACTCTTTGGCCTCCTCTTCTGCACCCACAGATGCTCCTTTAAGTACCGGCAGCAGCGAAGTCTTCTTGCCAAATGCTCCCCTTGAGCCACTAGGTTTTCCAGTCTCCCATGCGATGCAATGCCTTGTCGCAGGGCTTCGGCAACAGATGGCCAGGCAGAAAGCCGAATATGAAGCAAAAATCAACAG GCTGGAGCAAAGGAACAAGGTACTACTGGGGGAAGTCACAGGGTTGCATTCCACGGTGGAGCAACAGCGCCGCTGGGTCAGCGTGGCTGAGATCAAGATGAGGAACGTAGAGCGCGCCCGTGCTGACGCGGACAGACGGAACACCACTCTGCAACGGGAGATGGAACAATTCTTTGATACATTCGGCGAGTTGAATGCCGAGGCCCGAAAAACAAGTCGCTTTGTTCAGAGTTTTTAA